ATCGTAACCAGGGGTGGCAAACAAATCCACAATCGGAAGGCGCTGGTTTTTGGCAAACTTCAAATCCACCTCGGTGATTTCCTTCTGAAGGTTTAATGCCTTCAGCTCAGGCCGTTTTTCAAGGGCCGCCTTGCGGCCTTCCATCCAGTCGTCATCACTGAAAGGCAGTGGCTCGGGTAACTGCACGGGTATTTCCGAGGCCTTGGGCAGTGGACTGGGGTTCCCACCTGGCTCCCACAAATAGCGGGACAACTTGAACACATTTTTTTCAAACTCCCGGGTGGATTTATACAGGGAGCCCTGACGCCGTTGTACCTCCTGGCAAGCCTCCACGGCGTCAATCCTTGGCAAGTCACCCTGTCGAACCCGCTCCTCGATGGCCTTGCAACGGACTTCCGCCAGATTAAGGATATTCTTGGCCACGGTGACCTTGCGATCGGAGACTGCCCAGTTCCAGTAGGCATAAGCGGCTTGCAGCAAAATGGAAAGTCGGGTTTCCGTGTAGGTGGCATCCGCCAGCGGAATTCCAATTTCGGCCTGCATCTCGGCGGCCACCTTGTCGTTTATCCGAAAGCCTCGCAGGAGTGGTAACTTGGCGCCAATGTAATACTCCCCCGAATCCCCGGTCGGATAGAGGGGAGGCTTCACATCACCCGTGTTATAGCGCCCGCCGGTGGTTACCTTTAGACCCGAGCGGGTAAGCCAGTTAAACGACAAGTCATTGTCAAACGTTTTACTGACCTTGCCCCGCTTGCTGAAATCGTTATAGCGCAAATAGTCGGTCTCTAGAGAAATCCCCGGATCAAAGGCCCCTTGCTTTTCCAGCAACTTCGCCCCGGCAATGCGGCGCTCCAAATCGGCGCTGAACAGTTTGGGATGGTTTTGACGCACCTGATCCAGGACCTTTTCCACTGTAAATTCCCGATCCCTGGTCTGCTGTTTCTCCGCCTTCAGCTCTTTCAGCTCTACTTCCAGCAAGGGCTCAGCCAGAACTACCGCCGGAAACAACAGGCAGAACCACGAAACCATCAAGCTGAGCGGAAAAAATTTCATTTTTTCGCTTTCCGTTTGACCGGTTTTTCTTTCTCGGACTCGCCAGTATAGTCCCCATCCTTATCCGCATCGGCGGGTTTTTCCTTCAAGGTAGGAGGGAAAGCGTTGAATTGACGCCACAGTTCATAACCCAGAGGAACCCGATCCAGCAAAATCCAGCCGGTTGCTTCGGTACCCGGGCGTAAGTAGTTACCCGAGGGCCAAGGTTCATCTTTTCCTGCGGCAATGGACTTGAGATCCGGCTTGACCAGAATGCGATAACGCCCTCTGCCATCATCAACGGCATCCACCACTGCAACCCTGCCCCCAAAGGTTCCAGTGGCGATCATGGGCCAGCCCGAAAACTGGATTGCCGGCCAGCCCGCAAATTGCAGCCGCACCAGCCGCCCTTCCGAAACCAGCGGCACATCCCAGTCGGAAACATACAGTTCAACGGCCTGATCCTTGGTATCCGGAACCACCACCGCCAGAACCTCGCCCTCGGAGACCGTTTCTCCGGTCCCCACTTGCAACAGGCGGACCACCTTGCCCGTTACGGGGGCCTTGATCTGACGTTGCCCGGTACGTTGCCGCAGGTTCTGGATATCAACATTCAGCTTGGCAATATCGCTGACCGTGGAGGCGATGGTTTCCTGAGCCGAAGCCATGGACACCGCCACATTGGCCAGAGCTGCCGCTGTGTCTCCCGAAACTTTGCCCTGATCAAACTGGGCCACCTTCACATCTCGCTGAGAAACCCGAAGCTGGGCTTCAGCCTGTTCCACCCCGGTTTGAGCCCGAACCCTGTCCAGCTCGGCCAGTTCAAAATCCCGCTTGGAACGCAAGCCTTTCTGATAAAGCTCCCTGACTCGGCTGTAATTAAATAGCGCCGTATCCAGGTTTTGTCGGGCCGCGGTCAGGCCTTGCTGGG
This portion of the Vampirovibrio chlorellavorus genome encodes:
- a CDS encoding TolC family protein, which encodes MKFFPLSLMVSWFCLLFPAVVLAEPLLEVELKELKAEKQQTRDREFTVEKVLDQVRQNHPKLFSADLERRIAGAKLLEKQGAFDPGISLETDYLRYNDFSKRGKVSKTFDNDLSFNWLTRSGLKVTTGGRYNTGDVKPPLYPTGDSGEYYIGAKLPLLRGFRINDKVAAEMQAEIGIPLADATYTETRLSILLQAAYAYWNWAVSDRKVTVAKNILNLAEVRCKAIEERVRQGDLPRIDAVEACQEVQRRQGSLYKSTREFEKNVFKLSRYLWEPGGNPSPLPKASEIPVQLPEPLPFSDDDWMEGRKAALEKRPELKALNLQKEITEVDLKFAKNQRLPIVDLFATPGYDTGGSSIGPSIKAGVILTVPLRQRTARGLIAAAQFKIQKLDLEQRLLLQQVLLEVDDAVSAINAAYQQYMAARREYDLARELEQGERDRFDYGDSTIFLVNQRERLTFEAAVKLLDLEAEYHQAKVNFQAVTAQL
- a CDS encoding HlyD family secretion protein; protein product: MRTGFMNSQSQQQLVSPRFFSWLVMWTSIMLLLGVIALIFVPWQQTVIGKGKVTVFSPMQRPQGVEAQISGRLKQWHVMEGQTVQAGQLIADLADIDPKFLDVNQIQTLEAQRAALEARKSAAETRVVALQRQMSALGQSRQSAIPGAGEKIGQNQDRILAAQQGLTAARQNLDTALFNYSRVRELYQKGLRSKRDFELAELDRVRAQTGVEQAEAQLRVSQRDVKVAQFDQGKVSGDTAAALANVAVSMASAQETIASTVSDIAKLNVDIQNLRQRTGQRQIKAPVTGKVVRLLQVGTGETVSEGEVLAVVVPDTKDQAVELYVSDWDVPLVSEGRLVRLQFAGWPAIQFSGWPMIATGTFGGRVAVVDAVDDGRGRYRILVKPDLKSIAAGKDEPWPSGNYLRPGTEATGWILLDRVPLGYELWRQFNAFPPTLKEKPADADKDGDYTGESEKEKPVKRKAKK